One Streptomyces sp. CG4 genomic window, GCCTCAGGCGAACGCACCTCGGGCAGCCGCACCCAGTCCAGCTGGAACAAGAACTCGTGGAACGCCGGCCGGGCCGCCGCCAGCTGGTCGGCCGACACCTCCCGGAGGACCAGCGAACCGACCGTGGCGACCGGACGGCCCTGCTCGTCGGCGACCTCCAGGGCGACGCCCTCGGTGCCCCGGCGGGAGAGCCGTACCCGGAGCCTGGCGGCACCGGTGGCGTGCAGGGAGACACCCGTCCACGCGAAGGGCAGACGCGTGGCCTCGGTGCCGCCCGCCAGCAGCCCGGTCGCGTGCAGGGCCGCGTCCAGCAGCGCCGGGTGCACCCCGAACCCGTCGACACTCGTCTCCTCGGGCAGGGCGACCTCGGCGTACACGTCCTCACCGGAGCGCCAGGCCGCCGTCAGACCCTGGAACACCGGCCCGTACTCCAGGCCGGCCTCCGCGAGGGTGTCGTACATCCCGGTCAGGTCGAGCGCCTCGGCACCACGCGGCGGCCACTGGGCCAGGTCGAAGCAGGGCGCCTGCTCTCCGGCGGACAGCAGACCGGTCGCGTGGCGCGTCCAGGCCTGCTCCTCGTCGTCGGAGCGGGCGTACACATGCACCGGACGCGTGCCGTCGTCGGCGGCGGTGCCCACCACCACCTGTACGGCGACCCCGCCCCGCTCGGGCAGTACGAGCGGCGCCTCCAGCGTCAGCTCCTCCAACTGGTCGCAGCCGACCTCGTCACCGGCGGCGATCGCCAGCTCCACCAGGCCGGTGCCGGGGAAGAGGACGGTGCCGCCGACGGCATGGTCGGCCAGCCACGGCTGGGAGGACGTCGACAACCGGCCCGTCAGCACCACACCGTCACCGTCCGGCGACGCCAGCACGGCACCGAGCAGCGGATGCGCCGCCCGGTCCAGACCGGCCGACGTGACTCCGCCGGTGTCCGCGCCCGCCCAGGCGTCGGCCCAGTACTCCAGCGCGTCCAGCCAGTAGCGCTGCCGCTGGAAGGCGTACGTCGGCAGGTCGACCCGGCCCGCGCCACGCCCGGCGAAGACGCCCGCCCAGTCCACGGCCACGCCGCGCACGTGCAGCTGTCCGGCGGCCGTGAGCACGGCGGCGGCCTCCGGCCGGTCGCGGCGCAGCGCGGGCACGAAGGCAGCGTTCTCGGCGGACTGCTGCGCCATCGCGGTGAGTACGGCGTCCGGGCCCAGCTCGAGGAAGCGGGTGACGCCCTCGGACTCCAGCACCTTGACGGCATCCGCGAAACGAACCGCCTCACGCACATGCCGCACCCAGTACTCCGGATCGGACAGCTCGCCACTCACCACAGTGCCGGTAAGAGTCGAGACGACCGGCACAGACGGGGCGCCATACGACACCTCCCGCGCCACCGCACGGAATCCGTCGAGCATCGGCTCCATCAACGGCGAGTGGAAAGCGTGCGAGACCTTCAGGCGGGTCGCCTTACGACCCTCAGCCCCGAAATACGCCTTGATCCGCACAGCCTCCGACTCGAGACCCGAGACAACCACCGAGCCGGGCCCGTTGACCGCCGCGATACCGATACCCTCGGCCAGCAACGGACGCACCTCGTCCTCGGTCGCCTCCACGGCCACCATCGCACCGCCCCCCGGCAATGCCTGCATCAACCGGCCACGCGCCACCACCAGCTTCGCCGCGTCCGCCAGGGAGAGCACCCCGGACACATGCGCGGCCGCGAACTCACCGATCGAATGCCCGGCCAGATAATCGGGCTTGATACCCCACGACTCCACCAGCCGAAACAGCGCCACCTCGACCGCAAACAGCGCAGGCTGAGTGAACTCAGTACGGCTCAACCGCTCCGCGTCCTCACCCCACACCACACCCCGCAGCGGCAGATCCAGCTCAGCCAGAACCGCATCGAAGGCCTCCGCGAACACCGGGAACGCCTCATACAGCTCACGCCCCATCCCCAACCGCTGCGCACCCTGCCCCGAGAACAGAAACGCCGTACGACCAGAGCCCCGCACACTCCCCTGCACCACACCCGCAGCCGACCGGCCCTCAGCCACAGCCGCCAGACCCGCCAGCAGCTCCTCCCGATCCGCACCCACCACCGCAGCCCGGAAGTCCATCGCCGTACGGCGGGTGGCGAGGGAGTAGGCGACGTCCTGCGGCAGCAGGGCAGGGTCGCCGTCGACGTAGGTCCGCAGGCGTTCCGCCTGGGCGCGGAGGGCCTCGCCCGTCTTCGCGGAGAGCAGCCAGGGTACGGCGGGGAGGTCGGACCCGGCCTGAGGCTGCACGGCCTCGGGCTCCGGAGCCTTCGATGATCACGTGGGCGTTGGTACCGCTGATACCGAAGGAGGAGACACCCGCCCGGCGGGGACGACCCGTCTCCGGCCAGGGCTGGGACTCCATCAGCAGGCGGATGTCGCCCTCCGACCAGTCCACCTGCGGCGTCGGCTCATCCACATGCAAAGTCCGGGGCAGAACACCATGACGGATCGCCTCGACCATCTTGATGATGCCCGAAACCCCCGCCGCCGCCTGGGTATGACCCATATTCGACTTGATCGAACCCAGCCACAACGGCCGGCCCTCCGGACGGTCCTTCCCGTACGTCGCCAGCAGCGCCTGCGCCTCGATCGGATCACCCAGCGTCGTACCCGTACCATGCGCCTCAACCGCATCCACGTGGTCGGGCGCGAGCTGGGCATTGGCAAGAGCCTGACGGATGACCCGAACCTGGGCAGGCCCGTTGGGAGCCGTCAGACCATTACTCGCACCGTCCTGATTCACAGCAGAGCCCTTGACAATCGCCAGGACCGGGTGGCCGTTGGCACGGGCGTCGGAAAGGCGCTCGACAAGCAGCATGCCCACACCCTCACCCCACGCCGTACCGTCCGTCGACGCGGCGAAAGACTTGCACCGGCCGTCAGGCGCCAGACCCCGCTGCCGGCTGAACTCCACGAACGCCTCCGGCGTCGCCATCACCGCGACACCACCCGCCAACGCCAGCGAACACTCACCCGACCGCAGCGCCTGCACAGCCAGATGCAACGCCACCAGCGACGACGAACAAGCCGTATCGATCGTGACAGCGGGACCTTCGAGACCGAAGACGTACGAGACACGGCCGGACGCGACGGAACCGGTGCCGCTGTTCGCGGCATAGTCGTGGTACATCATCCCGGCGAAAACGCCGGTGGCCGAACCCTTCAACGTGGCCGGGTCAATACCCGCCCGCTCGATCGCCTCCCACGACGTCTCCAACAGCAACCGCTGCTGCGGGTCCATACCCAGCGCCTCGTTCGGGGAGATACCGAAGAAAGCCGGGTCGAAATCGCCCGCGTCGTGCAGGAAACCACCGTGCTTGACATAACTCGTGTTCGGCCGCTCCGAGTTCGGGTCGTACAGCTCCTCGATGTTCCAGCCACGGTTCGTCGGGAACTCCGACACCGCATCCACCCCGCCGGCCACCAGCCGCCACAGATCCTCCGGCGTCTCCACCCCACCCGGATAACGGCAACTCATGCCCACGATCACGATCGGGTCGCCGTCGAGGACGGTGGCCTTGGTGGGTGCGGTCGCGGGCGCGTCCGCGTCCTGCCCGGACAGTTCCTCCAGGATGTGGCGAACCACGTCGACCGGGCTCGGGTAGTCGAAGACAAGAGTGGCGGGCAGCCGAAGGCCGGTGTCGTCGTTGAGGCCGTTGCGGAGTTCGACGGCGGCGAGGGAGTCGACTCCGAGGTCCCGGAAGGCGCGCTCGGGCTCGATCGCCCGGGCGTCGGCGAAGCCGAGGACGACGGCCGCCCGGTTGAGGACCAGGTCGAGCACCGCCTGCCGGCGATCTTCCGCCGACAGCGCGGCGAGCCTGTACTTCAGTGTGCTGGTCTCGGTCCTGGCCGTGCCCGCGCTGCGGCGGCGCCGGGTGCCGGCGGGGACGAGCCCGCGCAGCAGGGCGGGCGCGTCCTCGCCCTGGGAACGCAGCGCGGCCAAGTCGAACTTGACGGGGACGAGGGTGGGTTCGGTGCTGCGCCGGGCGGCGTTGAAGAGCGCGAGCCCCTCCTCGGGGGTGAGCGCGTGGATGCCGCCCTGGGATATCCGGCCGCGCACCGCCTCGTCGAGGGTGTCGGCCATGCCCCCGGACCACAGGCCCCAGGCCAGGGACTGCGCGGGCAGCCCCTTCGCCTTGCGGTGGGCGGCGAGACCGTCGAGGAAGGCGTTGGCCGCCGCGTAGTTGCCCTGCCCCGGATTGCCGAAGACACCGGCCGCGGAGGAGAACAGCACGAAAGCCGTCAGGTTCTTGCCGGCCGTGAGCTCGTGCAGGTTGAGGGCCGCGTCCACCTTCGGGCGCAGCACCTTGTCCACCCGCTCCGGAGTGAGGGAGGCGATGACGCCGTCGTCCAGGACACCGGCCACGTGCACCACGCCCGACAGGTCGACGTCCTCAAGGAGCGCGGCAAGCGCGTCGCGGTCGGCGACGTCGCAGGCCGCGACCGTCACCTCGGCACCCAGCGCGGTCAGCTCCGCAGCCAACTCACCTGCTCCAGGCGCCTGTTCACCACGACGGCTGGTCAACAGCAGACGACGTACACCGTGCTCGGTGACCAGATGCCGGGCGAACAACCCACCCAGAGTGCCCGTCGCACCCGTCACCAGCACCATGCCCTCAGCCGAGAAGACCGGGGCCCCCTCGTCCACCGCCACGGGCGTACGGGCCAGCCGTGCACCGTAGGCGGCCGTGCCACGCACGACGACCTGCGACTCCCCCGACGCGAGCGCCACAGACACGGCGGTGTCCTGACCGTCCTCGTCGGTGTCGACCAGCACGAAACGGCCCGGATCCTCGGACTGCGCCGAGCGCACCAGACCCCAGACAGCCGCACCCGCCAGATCCGAGACGTCCTCACCCGGCAACGCCACCGCACCCCGCGTGACGAACACCAACCGACCCTCAGCCGACTGCAGCTCAGCGAGCACCCGATGCACCGCCGCCCGCACCTCACCGGCATCCGTGCCGGAGGCGCTGGTGAAGACGGCGGTGGGCGGCTGCGTCTCGGACGCGACCGCCGGGAGGGGGGCCCACTCGACGTGGTAGAGGGAGTCGTGGAAACCGGTCCGGGCGGCGGCCAGCTGCTCCTCGGACATGGGCCGCAGCACCAGGGACTCGACCGTGGCCACCGGGCGCCCGCCGGCGTCGGCCAGGGCGAGGGCGACGCCCGAACCGGTCGGCGTCAGCCGTACCCGTACGGCGGCGGCTCCCGCCGCGTGCAGGGTGACCCCGGACCAGGCAAAGGGAAGCGCGGCCTGTCCACCGGTCACGCCGGTGAAGCTGACGGCGTGCAGGGCCGCGTCGAGGATGCCGGGGTGCAGGCCCAGCCGCCCCGCGTCCTTGTGCCCCTGCTCGGGGAGGGCGACCTCCGCGTACACCGTCTCGCCGTCGCGCCAGGCGGCCCTCAGCCCCTGGAACACCGGCCCGTACTGGAGGCCGAGTCCGGTGAGGTCCGCGTACAGTCCGGCCACGTCGAGGGATTCGGCGCCGGGCGGCGGCCACTGGGTCAGGTCGAAGCGTGCCTGGTCCGCGCCGCGCGCCAGCACACCGGCGGCGTGCCGGGTCCACGGGGCGTCCTGGGAGGGACGGGAGTGCACGGTCAGCGTACGGGTGCCGGAGCCGTCGGCCGCCCCCACGGCGACCTGCACCTGTACGGCACCGCGCTCGGGCAGGGCAAGCGGCGCCTCCAGGGTCAGCTCTTCCAGGACGTCGCAGCCGACCTGGTCTCCGGCGCGTACGGCGAGTTCGACGAAGCCGGTGCCGGGGAAGAGGACGGTGCCGCCCACCACGTGGTCGGCCAGCCACGGCTGCGCGGAGGTCGACAGCCGGCCGGTCAGCACCACACCGTCCGTGTCGGCCAGCGTCACCGCAGCACCGAGCAGCGGGTGGTCGGCGGCGTCGAGACCGGCGGAGGCGACGTCACCGGCACCGTTCTCGGGGGTGATCCAGTAGTGGCCGCGCTGGAAGACGTACGTCGGCAGGTCGACCCGGCCCGCGCCACGCCCGGCGAAGACGCCCGCCCAGTCCACGGCCACGCCGCGCACGTGCAGCTGTCCGGCGGCCGTGAGCACGGCGGCGGCCTCCGGCCGGTCGCGGCGCAGCGCGGGCACGAAGGCAGCGTTCTCGGCGGACTGCTGCGCCATCGCGGTGAGTACGGCGTCCGGGCCCAGCTCGAGGAAGCGGGTGACGCCCTCGGACTCCAGCACCTTGACGGCATCCGCGAAACGAACCGCCTCACGCACATGCCGCACCCAGTACTCCGGATCGGACAGCTCGCCACTCACCACAGTGCCGGTAAGAGTCGAGACGATCGGCACAGACGGGGCGCCATACGACACCTCCCGCGCCACCGCACGGAATCCGTCGAGCATCGGCTCCATCAACGGCGAGTGGAAAGCGTGCGAGACCTTCAGGCGGGTCGCCTTACGACCCTCAGCCCCGAAATACGCCTTGATCCGCACAGCCTCCGACTCGAGACCCGAGACAACCACCGAGCCGGGCCCGTTGACCGCCGCGATACCGATACCCTCGGCCAGCAACGGACGCACCTCGTCCTCGGTCGCCTCCACGGCCACCATCGCACCGCCCCCCGGCAATGCCTGCATCAACCGGCCACGCGCCACCACCAGCTTCGCCGCGTCCGCCAGGGAGAGCACCCCGGACACATGCGCGGCCGCGAACTCACCGATCGAATGCCCGGCCAGATAATCGGGCTTGATACCCCACGACTCCACCAGCCGAAACAGCGCCACCTCGACCGCAAACAGCGCAGGCTGAGTGAACTCAGTACGGCTCAACCGCTCCGCGTCCTCACCCCACACCACACCCCGCAGCGGCAGATCCAGCTCAGCCAGAACCGCATCGAAGGCCTCCGCGAACACCGGGAACGCCTCATACAGCTCACGCCCCATCCCCAACCGCTGCGCACCCTGCCCCGAGAACAGAAACGCCGTCAGCCCGTCGGAGACCGTGCCGCGCAGCAGCTCGGAGCGGGTTTCGTCGGCGGCGACGGAAGCGAGGGCCCTGACGGCCGACTCGCGGTCGTCGGCCAGGACGACCGCGCGGTGTTCCAGCGCGGCACGAGTGGTCGCGAGGGAGTGGCTCAGATCGAGGGGGCTGAGGTCGGTGCGCTCCGCGACATGGGTGCCGATGCGCTCGGCCTGGGCGCGCAGGGCGTCGGCGCTGCGGGCGGAGACGAGCCAGGGCAGCGGGGCGCCGGCCGGCCAGGCGGCCGGAGCGGGTGCGGTCGCCTCGGCCTCGTCCTCGACGGGCTCGGGTACGGGTGCCTCCTCGAGGATGAGGTGGGCGTTGGTACCGCTGACGCCGAACGCCGAGACGGCGGCCCGGCGCGGGTGCTCGCCGCGGGGCCAGGGGCGAGCGTCGGTGAGGAGTTGGACGTTGCCCGCCCTCCAGTCGACGTGGGTGGAGGGCCGGTCGACGTGCAGGGTGCGCGGCATGGTCTCGTGCCGCATCGCCATGACCATCTTGATGATGCCGCCGACACCGGCCGCCGCCTGGGCGTGCCCGATGTTCGACTTCAGGGAGCCCAGCCACAGCGGACGGTCCTCGGGCCGGCCCTGACCGTAGGTCGCCAGCAGCGCCTGCGCCTCGATCGGATCGCCGAGGGTGGTACCGGTGCCATGGCCCTCGACCAGGTCGAGCTGGGTGGCGGAGACCCCGGCAGCGCTGAGCGCCTCGCGGATGACACGCTGCTGGGAGGGCCCGTTGGGGGCAGTGAGGCCGTTGCTGGCGCCGTCCTGGTTGATCGCCGAACCCTTGACGACGGCGAGAACAGGGTGCCCGTTGGCGCGAGCGTCGGAGAGACGCTCCAGTACGAGGATGCCGGCACCCTCGGCCCAGCCGGTGCCGTCGGCGGCGTCCGCGTACGCCTTGGCACGGCCGTCGGCGGCGAGGCCGCCCTGCCGGGCCATGCCGATGAAGGGGCCGGGTGTGGACATCACCATGACACCGCCGGCCAGCGCGAGGGTGCACTCGCGTTCGCGCAGCGCCTGGGCGGCGAGGTGAACGGCCACGAGGGAGGAGGAGCAGGCGGTGTCCACGGTCACCGCGGGGCCCTCCAGGCCGAGGGTGTAGGAGACCCGGCCGGCGATGACGGCGGCCACGGCGGCGGTGCCCATGAAGGGGCCGGCCGCCTCGGGTGCGGTGTTGAGCCAGTCTCCGTAGTCCTGGAAGCCGGATCCGGCGAAGACCGCCACCTGGCCGCCGCGCACCTTGTCGGCGGGGATGCCCGCCCGTTCCAGCGCCTCCCAGGACAGTTCCAGCATCAGCCGCTGCTGGGGGTCCATTGCCACGGCCTCGCGCGGCGAGATACCGAAGAAGGCCGGGTCGAACTCGGCCGCACCATCGATGAAACCGCCGCGGCGCGCGAAGTCGAGGTCGTCGACGGAGTCGAGGTTCCAGCCGCGGTCGGCCGGGAAGGGGCCGACCGCGTCGACACCGTCGGCCACCAGCCTCCATAGTTCCTCGGGCGAGGTGACTCCGCCCGGGTAGCGGCAGCTCATGGCCACGATCGCGATCGGGTCCTGTTCCCTGGCCTCGTACTCCCGGAGCCTGCGACGGGTCTGCGCGAGGTCGGCCGTGACTCGCTTGAGATATCCGACGAGCTTCTGGTCGTCAGCCATCTGTCCGCCTCGCAACATTCTGTGCAATCCGCATGGTTTCGGTGGCTCCGGGTCTATGAGTCCTGCGTGGTGCGTGTTCGCTGGTGGCGTGGTCCGAGCGGATCAACTCAGCCCGAGTTCCTTGTCGATGAAGTCGAGTACGTCACCGAGGGACGCGTCGTCGGCGAGCTGCTCGTCCGGAGCCGACTGGCGCGTACCGGGGAGCTTGACCGTGAGCGCCTGCAGCCGTCCCGGGATCCGGTGCCGCTCGACGTCCTCGGGCCGCAGCGCCGTCAACGCTTCCCCGAGCCAGTCCAGCTGATGGAGGGCGGCCATGAGTGCGCTGTCGCCGGCGTCCTGCGGGCACAGCCGCTCCCGCACATGGACGGCAAGCAGTGCCGGGGTCGCATGGTCGAAGACCACGCTGGCCGGGAGTTCCAGGCCGGTGGCGGCGGAGAGGACGGTCTTCAGGTCGACGGCCGCCACTGAGTCGAAGCCGAGGTCGGTGAAGGTGCGCGCCGGGTCCAGGGCGGTGGGGCTGTCGTAGCCGAGCAACTGCGCAACGTGGGTACGGACCAGTTCGAGAGTGGTGCGGTCCTGCTGGGCTCGCGGCATGGCCTTGAGCCGCTGCGCCAGATCGGTGTGGTCCTGGCCCGGCCCCGTCGCGGACGCACGGGGAGCGACGGCGGCACGCGCCTCGGGCAGCGCGGCGATGAGCGGGCGGGGACGTGCCATGGCGTAGACGGGCGCGAAGCGGGCCCAGTCGAGATCGGCGACGACGAGGTGGGTGAGGTCCCGGTCGAGAATCCGGCACAGCGCCTCGAGGGCGGGGCTGGATGCCATGGGCGGGGTGCCGATGCGGTCCAGGGCGTCGGCGAGTTCGGCGTCGACCATGCCGGTGTCCCAGGGGCCCCAGGCGATGGACGTGGCGGTGGCGCCACGGGCTCGGCGGGCGTGGGCCAGCGCGTCCAGCGCGGCGTTGGCACTGCCGTAGGCGGCCTGTCCCGTGCTGCCCCACACGGCGGCCCCCGAGGAGAACAGGACGAAGGCATCCAGTGAGCGGTCGCCGAGCAGTTCGTCCAGGTGCCGGGCGCCGGCCACCTTCGCGTCGGCCACGGCGGCGAACTCCGCCAGGCTCAGCTCCGGCAGCGGGGCGATGCGCTGCATGACTCCGGCGGCGTGCACGACGGCGGTGACAGGCCGGTCGGCGGGGACCGACGCGAGGAGCCGGCGCACCGCGTCGCGGTCCGCGATGTCGCATGCCTCGACGGTGACAGGGGTGCCCTGGGCGGCCAGCTCGGCGACCAGTTCCGCGGTTCCTTCGGCGTCCGGTCCGCGACGGCTGGTGAGCAACAGATGGCCGACCCCCCGGGACGAGAGCACCCGAGCGACCTGCGCACCGATCCCGCCGGTGCCTCCCGTGACCAGGATCGTGCCGCGCGGCTGCCAGTCCCGTACGGCGGGGTGTTCGGCGAGCGGGCTCCGGACCATACGACGGGCCAGTACGCGCCCGTCGCGGACGGCGAGCTGGTCTTCGCCGTCGGTGGTGAGAGCGGCGCACAGCAAGCGTGCCGTCTGCGCGTCGACCGTGTCCGGCACGTCGACGACGCCGCCCCAGGTTTCGGGCGTCTCCAGTGCGAGCGCGGCGCCCATGCCCCAGACGGCGGCCTGGGCGGGCTCGGCCGTCTCACCGTCGCCGACCGCCGCGGCCCGGAAGGTGACACACCACAGAGGGGCGGGCGTCTCGGCGTCATTGAGCGCCTGCGCCAGCGTGGCCGTGCAGGCGGTCCCGTACGACACGGAGCGCAGCACGGGGTGGGGGCGGTCGTCGAGGGCCAGCAGCGACAGCACTCCCGTTACGCGGGTGTAGGTCCGGAGCCTGTCCGCGAGCGCGGCGCGGTCCGGTTCGGCGACCTCGAGCCGTACGGTCTCCTGTCCTCTGGCTGCGAGCTCCTCCGCGAGGACTCGCACCCGCGGATCGTCGGCGTGCGTCGCGGGTACGGCGAGCAGCCAGGTCCCCTCTGCCGTCGGCCGGTGGTCGGTGTCGACCGGCACGGGCTGCCAGTCGACGCGGTAGCACCAGGTGTCCGTGCGGATCTCCTCGCGCTGCCGCCTGCGCCAGTGGGCGAGCGCGGGCAGTACATCGCCCAAGGCGGGCGCCGGCACGCCGAGCCTCGCCGCCAGGGTGTCGGCGTCCGTGTGTTCCAGGGCGTTCCATGCGGCGGTGTCCGCGGCGTCAGGAGTGACGGGCGCGATCACGGACGTCACGGTTCCCTCCGGATCCCTCCAGAACCAGCTTCGCTGGAAGGCGTAGGTGGGCAGGTCAACGCGGCGGGCGCCGCGCCCGGCGAAGAACGCGGCCCAGTCGACGCCGGTCCCGCGGCAGTGTGCGTGCGCCACGGCCTGGACCACCGCGGCGGCTTCCTCGTGTCCACGGCGGAGCGTCGGGATGAACTCGCTGTCCTCGCCGCCCTGCCCGGCCTGCCGGCCCATCGCGGTCAGTACCGCGTCCGGTCCCAGCTCCACGAACGTGGTCACACCCTTGTCCGCCAGCACCCGCACCGCGTCGGCGAAACGAACCGCCTCACGCACATGCCGCACCCAGTACTCCGGATCGGACAGCTCGCCACTCACCACAGTGCCGGTAAGAGTCGAGACGATCGGCACAGACGGGGCGCCATACGACACCTCCCGCGCCACCGCACGGAATCCGTCGAGCATCGGCTCCATCAACGGCGAGTGGAAAGCGTGCGAGACCGTCAGGCGGGTCGCCTTACGACCCTCAGCCCCGAAATACGCCTTGATCCGCACAGCCTCCGACTCGAGACCCGAGACAACCACCGAGCCGGGCCCGTTGACCGCCGCGATACCGATACCCTCGGCCAGCAACGGACGCACCTCGTCCTCGGTCGCCTCCACGGCCACCATCGCACCGCCCCCCGGCAATGCCTGCATCAACCGGCCACGCGCCACCACCAGCTTCGCCGCGTCCGCCAGGGAGAGCACCCCGGACACATGCGCGGCCGCGAACTCACCGATCGAATGCCCGGCCAGATAATCGGGCTTGATACCCCACGACTCCACCAGCCGAAACAGCGCCACCTCGACCGCAAACAGCGCAGGCTGAGTGAACTCAGTACGGCTCAACCGCTCCGCGTCCTCACCCCACACCACACCCCGCAGCGGCAGATCCAGCTCAGCCAGAACCGCATCGAAGGCCTCCGCGAACACCGGGAACGCCTCATACAGCTCACGCCCCATCCCCAACCGCTGCGCACCCTGCCCCGAGAACAGAAACGCCGTCAGCCCGTCCTGGCGAGCGGCGGTGCTGGGCACGACGCCGGGTGTGGAGCCCTCCCGCGTCAGTACCTCAAGCCGCTGGAGCAGGGCGGCACGGTCTTCGGCGATGATGGCGGCTCGGTCCGGCAGTGCGGCACGCGTCGTAGCGAGGGAGAAAGCGAGGTCGAGGGGCGTGAGCGTGTCATCGGCCCGGACGTGGTCGAGAAGACGGCCCGCCTGGGCGCGCAGGCCGTCCGCGCCCTTGCCCGACAGCACCACCGGAACGGCGCCGGTCGTTGCCGGCACAGCCGCGATGTCCTCCGGTTCCCCGGCGCTCGGTGCCTCTTCGAGGATCACATGGCCGTTGGTCCCGCTCAGCCCGAAGGAGGAGACCCCGGCCCTGCGGGGGCGGCCGGGGGTGCGGGGCCAGTCGCGGGGCTCGGTCAGCAGTCGCACCGCGCCGCTGGACCAGTCGACGTTGTCGCTCGGCTCATCCACGTGCAGCGTGCGCGGCAGCACCTCGTGTCGCATGGCCTCGACCATCTTGATGATGCCGCCGACACCGGCCGCCGCCTGGGCGTGCCCGATGTTCGACTTCAGGGAGCCCAGCCACAGCGGCCGGTCCGCGGGGCGGTCCTGTCCGTAGGTCGCCAGCAGCGCCTGCGCCTCGATCGGGTCGCCGAGGGTGGTACCCGTACCGTGCGCCTCCACGGCATCGACCTGGTCGGCCGTCAGCTGGGCGGCTTCCAGAGCCTGCCGGATGACGCGTTGCTGAGCGGGGCCGTTGGGGGCGGACAGGCCGTTGCTCGCGCCGTCCTGGTTCACGGCCGAACCGCGCACCACCGCCAGCACCGGATGGCCGTTGGCCCGCGCGTCCGAGAGCCGCTCCACAAGCAGCAGCCCCACGCCCTCCCCCCACCCCGTACCGTCGGCGGCCGTGGCGAACGACTTGCAGCGGCCGTCGGCCGACAGGCCGCGGTCCTGGCTGAAGCCGACGAAGGAGTGCGGGTGGGTCATGACCGTGGCGCCGCCCGCAAGGGCCAGCGTGCACTCGCCCGAGCGCAGCGCCTGGACGGCCAGGTGCAGGGCCACGAGCGACGAGGAGCACGCCGTGTCCACGGTGACGGCGGGTCCCTCCAGGCCCAGGGTGTAGGCGATGCGGCCGGAGGCGACGCTGGCAAGGCTGCCGGTGCCGCCGCCCACGAGATAGTCGTGGTAGACGACACCGACGAAGACGCCGGTACGGGTCTCCTTGAGGCCGAACGGGTCGATGCCCGCGCCTTCCAGCGCTTCCCAGGCGGTCTCCAGCAGGAGGCGCTGCTGCGGATCGGTCTCCTTCGCTTCCCTGGGGCTCATCCGGAAGAAGTCCGCGTCGAAGTACCCGGCGTCGTGCAGGAATCCCCCTTCGCGGGTGTATGTCTTGCCGGGCGTCGC contains:
- a CDS encoding SDR family NAD(P)-dependent oxidoreductase — translated: MADDQKLVGYLKRVTADLAQTRRRLREYEAREQDPIAIVAMSCRYPGGVTSPEELWRLVADGVDAVGPFPADRGWNLDSVDDLDFARRGGFIDGAAEFDPAFFGISPREAVAMDPQQRLMLELSWEALERAGIPADKVRGGQVAVFAGSGFQDYGDWLNTAPEAAGPFMGTAAVAAVIAGRVSYTLGLEGPAVTVDTACSSSLVAVHLAAQALRERECTLALAGGVMVMSTPGPFIGMARQGGLAADGRAKAYADAADGTGWAEGAGILVLERLSDARANGHPVLAVVKGSAINQDGASNGLTAPNGPSQQRVIREALSAAGVSATQLDLVEGHGTGTTLGDPIEAQALLATYGQGRPEDRPLWLGSLKSNIGHAQAAAGVGGIIKMVMAMRHETMPRTLHVDRPSTHVDWRAGNVQLLTDARPWPRGEHPRRAAVSAFGVSGTNAHLILEEAPVPEPVEDEAEATAPAPAAWPAGAPLPWLVSARSADALRAQAERIGTHVAERTDLSPLDLSHSLATTRAALEHRAVVLADDRESAVRALASVAADETRSELLRGTVSDGLTAFLFSGQGAQRLGMGRELYEAFPVFAEAFDAVLAELDLPLRGVVWGEDAERLSRTEFTQPALFAVEVALFRLVESWGIKPDYLAGHSIGEFAAAHVSGVLSLADAAKLVVARGRLMQALPGGGAMVAVEATEDEVRPLLAEGIGIAAVNGPGSVVVSGLESEAVRIKAYFGAEGRKATRLKVSHAFHSPLMEPMLDGFRAVAREVSYGAPSVPIVSTLTGTVVSGELSDPEYWVRHVREAVRFADAVKVLESEGVTRFLELGPDAVLTAMAQQSAENAAFVPALRRDRPEAAAVLTAAGQLHVRGVAVDWAGVFAGRGAGRVDLPTYVFQRGHYWITPENGAGDVASAGLDAADHPLLGAAVTLADTDGVVLTGRLSTSAQPWLADHVVGGTVLFPGTGFVELAVRAGDQVGCDVLEELTLEAPLALPERGAVQVQVAVGAADGSGTRTLTVHSRPSQDAPWTRHAAGVLARGADQARFDLTQWPPPGAESLDVAGLYADLTGLGLQYGPVFQGLRAAWRDGETVYAEVALPEQGHKDAGRLGLHPGILDAALHAVSFTGVTGGQAALPFAWSGVTLHAAGAAAVRVRLTPTGSGVALALADAGGRPVATVESLVLRPMSEEQLAAARTGFHDSLYHVEWAPLPAVASETQPPTAVFTSASGTDAGEVRAAVHRVLAELQSAEGRLVFVTRGAVALPGEDVSDLAGAAVWGLVRSAQSEDPGRFVLVDTDEDGQDTAVSVALASGESQVVVRGTAAYGARLARTPVAVDEGAPVFSAEGMVLVTGATGTLGGLFARHLVTEHGVRRLLLTSRRGEQAPGAGELAAELTALGAEVTVAACDVADRDALAALLEDVDLSGVVHVAGVLDDGVIASLTPERVDKVLRPKVDAALNLHELTAGKNLTAFVLFSSAAGVFGNPGQGNYAAANAFLDGLAAHRKAKGLPAQSLAWGLWSGGMADTLDEAVRGRISQGGIHALTPEEGLALFNAARRSTEPTLVPVKFDLAALRSQGEDAPALLRGLVPAGTRRRRSAGTARTETSTLKYRLAALSAEDRRQAVLDLVLNRAAVVLGFADARAIEPERAFRDLGVDSLAAVELRNGLNDDTGLRLPATLVFDYPSPVDVVRHILEELSGQDADAPATAPTKATVLDGDPIVIVGMSCRYPGGVETPEDLWRLVAGGVDAVSEFPTNRGWNIEELYDPNSERPNTSYVKHGGFLHDAGDFDPAFFGISPNEALGMDPQQRLLLETSWEAIERAGIDPATLKGSATGVFAGMMYHDYAANSGTGSVASGRVSYVFGLEGPAVTIDTACSSSLVALHLAVQALRSGECSLALAGGVAVMATPEAFVEFSRQRGLAPDGRCKSFAASTDGTAWGEGVGMLLVERLSDARANGHPVLAIVKGSAVNQDGASNGLTAPNGPAQVRVIRQALANAQLAPDHVDAVEAHGTGTTLGDPIEAQALLATYGKDRPEGRPLWLGSIKSNMGHTQAAAGVSGIIKMVEAIRHGVLPRTLHVDEPTPQVDWSEGDIRLLMESQPWPETGRPRRAGVSSFGISGTNAHVIIEGSGARGRAASGRVRPPRRTLAALREDGRGPPRPGGTPADLRRRRPCPAAAGRRLLPRHPPYGDGLPGCGGGCGSGGAAGGSGGCG